One window of Vespa velutina chromosome 2, iVesVel2.1, whole genome shotgun sequence genomic DNA carries:
- the LOC124946681 gene encoding ER membrane protein complex subunit 1 isoform X3 yields the protein MASFAWTFRGNISRFLTDVQILQYLIVFISLFNLSLCLYEDQVGKFDWKQNYVGKIKFASFDTISTAKKIIVATEENVIAALNLKTGQILWRRVLEKGYAGRIRTLGGVADGDLISVSGGVPALVRAWDLATGHILNEWPIAEQNSDRIEEVKWHIKDGTLHHILPIYNSGVEVTSYDSKTGEKLKSRKVSAPFITSETECVLVAPYLACLKGDNSLGMLFLVHLFNTNIEPQMVTINTIFGAGTQGPYQLESVLGDETVISITADNNQRKRILVVGETSVPIQRDIAGDTTLYITSIDNQKVLLESTYRNEITEVVATDLLTFNPLPNITGTSSHVSLLSPVIVASVCVRQTKGLTCRYLLSSQDHSIALLQHNKLVWAREEALAKIVAVEIIELPMSDRDQAIETEFDQKESIDVDISWDVLSMMLRRIISQFNQAKAFIQSMLDLVPQQSNQRTDLVRDKFNLHKMIVTVTSAGKIFGIETRKGEIIWQLKIPNIRGFNKISDTMVLYVQRGSRHFPYPPQCALLAEDKVSGEGIIFTFNPITGQPLDGLIKLGYRIKQSMLLHVTTDDFLRGILILDARDKIHVYPESATTIAASLGKNTYIFTADQTTGLLSGFSLSYSTSQELIAHKVWELLLSPKNQKIIQVISKSPIERVHSQGRVLSDRSVLYKYINPNLVAVVSEGVGSTHKNTLNLYLLDVVSGAMIFSIVHKRVRGPFHIVHSENWLIYSYFNEKSRRTEIATLELYEGKIQSNTTVFSSLVTTKLPIVERQAYIFPASIEYMRETITEKGITSKHIIVSLANGGIIELPWMMVDPRRPINPEMREEGVIPYMPEIPIHMDTIINYNQSIFRVLGIHTSPSGLESTCLVFVYGLDMFYTRVAPSKTFDVLKEDFDYYLIVIVLAALLISSYVTKKLASQKAQKQAWK from the exons ATGGCTTCCTTTGCATGGACTTTTAGAGGGAATATCAGCCGGTTTTTAACGGATGTACAGATATTGCAATAtcttattgtatttataagtttatttaatctttctctATGTCTTTATGAGGACCAAGTGGGAAAATTCGATTG GAAACAAAATTATGTTGGCAAAATCAAATTTGCCAGTTTTGACACAATTTCAACGGCTAAAAAGATTATTGTTGCGACCGAAGAAAATGTTATTGCCGCATTAAATCTAAAAACAG GTCAAATATTATGGAGAAGGGTATTAGAGAAAGGATACGCTGGTCGTATTCGTACATTGGGAGGTGTTGCAGATGGAGATCTGATATCTGTAAGTGGTGGAGTTCCAGCTCTTGTTCGTGCATGGGATTTAGCTACAGGGCATATACTTAATGAATGGCCAATTGCTGAACAAAACTCTGATAG AATAGAAGAAGTAAAATGGCATATCAAAGATGGAACATTACACCATATTTTACCTATCTACAATAGTGGAGTTGAGGTAACATCATATGATAGTAAAACtggtgaaaaattaaaatcaagaaAAGTATCAGCTCCATTTATAACTTCTGAAACAGA atGTGTTTTAGTTGCCCCATATTTAGCTTGCTTAAAGGGGGACAATTCTTTAGGCATGCTGTTtttagtacatttatttaatacaaatatagaaCCTCAAATGGTTACTATAAATACTATATTTGGTGCTGGAACACAAGGACCATACCAATTGGAATCTGTACTTGGAGATGAAACTGTAATATCTATCACTGCAGATAACAATCAAAGGAAACGAATTCTTGTTGTTGGAGAAACTTCAGTTCCAATTCAAAGAGATATTGCAGGTGATACAACTCTATATATCACTTCTATAGATAATCAAAAAGTATTGCTAGAATCAACTTACAGAAATGAA ATTACAGAAGTTGTAGCAACAGATCTTTTGACATTTAATCCACTACCAAACATAACTGGAACTTCTTCACATGTTTCATTGTTATCACCTGTAATAGTGGCATCAGTTTGTGTACGTCAAACAAAAGGATTAACATGCCGTTATTTGTTGTCTTCACAAGATCATAGTATTGCATTGTTGCAACATAACAAATTAGTATGGGCAAGAGAAGAGGCACTTGCAAAAATTGTAGCTgttgaaattattgaattacCTATGTCAGATAGAGATCAAGCCATCGAAACAGAATTTGATCAGAAAGAaa GTATTGATGTAGACATTTCAT GGGATGTATTAAGCATGATGTTAAGAAGAATTATTTCTCAATTTAATCAAGCAAAAGCTTTTATACAATCTATGCTAGACTTGGTTCCACAGCAATCTAATCAACGAACCGATTTAGTACgagataaattcaatttacataaaatgatTGTCACTGTTACATCAGCTGgaaag ATCTTTGGTATTGAAACTAGAAAAGGCGAAATTATTTGGCAACTTAAAATACCAAATATTCGTGgatttaacaaaatatcaGATACAATGGTTTTATACGTACAACGAGGAAGTAGGCATTTTCCTTATCCACCTCAATGTGCATTATTAGCAGAAGATAAA GTATCTGGAGAaggtattatatttacattcaatCCAATTACTGGACAGCCTTTAGATGGATTGATAAAATTAGGATACAGAATAAAACAATCTATGTTACTTCATGTAACGACAGATGATTTTCTACGAGGCATTCTTATACTCGATGCACGAGATAAAATTCATGTCTATCCTGAAAGTGCAACTACTATTGCAGCTTCTCTGGGAaagaatacttatatatttactgcAGATCAAACTACAGGCTTGTTATCtggattttctctttcatacagTACATCTCAg gagtTAATAGCTCATAAAGTTTGGGAATTATTACTCTCtccaaaaaatcaaaaaataatacaagttATCTCAAAAAGTCCAATCGAACGTGTCCACTCTCAAGGTAGAGTTTTAAGTGATAGATCTGTCCTATATAAATACATCAATCCAAATTTAGTAGCAGTGGTATCAGAAGGTGTTGGAAGTACTCACAAAA atacacTCAATCTTTATTTACTGGATGTAGTATCAGGTGCCatgatattttctattgtGCATAAAAGAGTTCGTGGTCCATTTCATATAGTACATTCTGAGAACTGGTTGATATATAgctattttaatgaaaaaagtcGAAGAACAGAAATTGCAACTTTGGAACTTTATGAAGGAAAAATACAGAGTAATACAACAG tGTTTTCTTCTTTGGTTACAACCAAATTACCGATTGTGGAAAGACAAGCATACATTTTTCCAGCATCAATAGAATATATGAGAGAGACTATTACAGAGAAAGGTATCACTAGTAAACATATTATAG TTTCCCTAGCAAATGGTGGAATTATAGAGTTACCATGGATGATGGTGGATCCTAGACGTCCTATTAATCCTGAAATGCGTGAAGAAGGTGTTATACCATATATGCCTGAAATACCAATTCATATGGatactattataaattataatcaaagtATATTTAGAGTATTAGGCATTCATACTAGTCCTAGTGGTCTTGAGAGTACCTGTTTAGTTTTTGTATATGGATTAG ATATGTTCTACACGCGAGTGGCACCATCTAAAACATTCGATGTGTTAAAAGAAGATTTCGACTATTATCTCATTGTAATAGTATTAGCagcattattaatatcgtcatatGTAACGAAGAAATTGGCATCACAGAAGGCTCAGAAGCAGGCATGGAAATGA
- the LOC124946681 gene encoding ER membrane protein complex subunit 1 isoform X1, whose product MASFAWTFRGNISRFLTDVQILQYLIVFISLFNLSLCLYEDQVGKFDWKQNYVGKIKFASFDTISTAKKIIVATEENVIAALNLKTGQILWRRVLEKGYAGRIRTLGGVADGDLISVSGGVPALVRAWDLATGHILNEWPIAEQNSDRHDSTFRSFSTLGLYTANRIEEVKWHIKDGTLHHILPIYNSGVEVTSYDSKTGEKLKSRKVSAPFITSETECVLVAPYLACLKGDNSLGMLFLVHLFNTNIEPQMVTINTIFGAGTQGPYQLESVLGDETVISITADNNQRKRILVVGETSVPIQRDIAGDTTLYITSIDNQKVLLESTYRNEITEVVATDLLTFNPLPNITGTSSHVSLLSPVIVASVCVRQTKGLTCRYLLSSQDHSIALLQHNKLVWAREEALAKIVAVEIIELPMSDRDQAIETEFDQKESIDVDISWDVLSMMLRRIISQFNQAKAFIQSMLDLVPQQSNQRTDLVRDKFNLHKMIVTVTSAGKIFGIETRKGEIIWQLKIPNIRGFNKISDTMVLYVQRGSRHFPYPPQCALLAEDKVSGEGIIFTFNPITGQPLDGLIKLGYRIKQSMLLHVTTDDFLRGILILDARDKIHVYPESATTIAASLGKNTYIFTADQTTGLLSGFSLSYSTSQELIAHKVWELLLSPKNQKIIQVISKSPIERVHSQGRVLSDRSVLYKYINPNLVAVVSEGVGSTHKNTLNLYLLDVVSGAMIFSIVHKRVRGPFHIVHSENWLIYSYFNEKSRRTEIATLELYEGKIQSNTTVFSSLVTTKLPIVERQAYIFPASIEYMRETITEKGITSKHIIVSLANGGIIELPWMMVDPRRPINPEMREEGVIPYMPEIPIHMDTIINYNQSIFRVLGIHTSPSGLESTCLVFVYGLDMFYTRVAPSKTFDVLKEDFDYYLIVIVLAALLISSYVTKKLASQKAQKQAWK is encoded by the exons ATGGCTTCCTTTGCATGGACTTTTAGAGGGAATATCAGCCGGTTTTTAACGGATGTACAGATATTGCAATAtcttattgtatttataagtttatttaatctttctctATGTCTTTATGAGGACCAAGTGGGAAAATTCGATTG GAAACAAAATTATGTTGGCAAAATCAAATTTGCCAGTTTTGACACAATTTCAACGGCTAAAAAGATTATTGTTGCGACCGAAGAAAATGTTATTGCCGCATTAAATCTAAAAACAG GTCAAATATTATGGAGAAGGGTATTAGAGAAAGGATACGCTGGTCGTATTCGTACATTGGGAGGTGTTGCAGATGGAGATCTGATATCTGTAAGTGGTGGAGTTCCAGCTCTTGTTCGTGCATGGGATTTAGCTACAGGGCATATACTTAATGAATGGCCAATTGCTGAACAAAACTCTGATAG ACATGATTCTACATTTAGATCCTTTTCTACATTGGGATTGTATACTGCTAACAg AATAGAAGAAGTAAAATGGCATATCAAAGATGGAACATTACACCATATTTTACCTATCTACAATAGTGGAGTTGAGGTAACATCATATGATAGTAAAACtggtgaaaaattaaaatcaagaaAAGTATCAGCTCCATTTATAACTTCTGAAACAGA atGTGTTTTAGTTGCCCCATATTTAGCTTGCTTAAAGGGGGACAATTCTTTAGGCATGCTGTTtttagtacatttatttaatacaaatatagaaCCTCAAATGGTTACTATAAATACTATATTTGGTGCTGGAACACAAGGACCATACCAATTGGAATCTGTACTTGGAGATGAAACTGTAATATCTATCACTGCAGATAACAATCAAAGGAAACGAATTCTTGTTGTTGGAGAAACTTCAGTTCCAATTCAAAGAGATATTGCAGGTGATACAACTCTATATATCACTTCTATAGATAATCAAAAAGTATTGCTAGAATCAACTTACAGAAATGAA ATTACAGAAGTTGTAGCAACAGATCTTTTGACATTTAATCCACTACCAAACATAACTGGAACTTCTTCACATGTTTCATTGTTATCACCTGTAATAGTGGCATCAGTTTGTGTACGTCAAACAAAAGGATTAACATGCCGTTATTTGTTGTCTTCACAAGATCATAGTATTGCATTGTTGCAACATAACAAATTAGTATGGGCAAGAGAAGAGGCACTTGCAAAAATTGTAGCTgttgaaattattgaattacCTATGTCAGATAGAGATCAAGCCATCGAAACAGAATTTGATCAGAAAGAaa GTATTGATGTAGACATTTCAT GGGATGTATTAAGCATGATGTTAAGAAGAATTATTTCTCAATTTAATCAAGCAAAAGCTTTTATACAATCTATGCTAGACTTGGTTCCACAGCAATCTAATCAACGAACCGATTTAGTACgagataaattcaatttacataaaatgatTGTCACTGTTACATCAGCTGgaaag ATCTTTGGTATTGAAACTAGAAAAGGCGAAATTATTTGGCAACTTAAAATACCAAATATTCGTGgatttaacaaaatatcaGATACAATGGTTTTATACGTACAACGAGGAAGTAGGCATTTTCCTTATCCACCTCAATGTGCATTATTAGCAGAAGATAAA GTATCTGGAGAaggtattatatttacattcaatCCAATTACTGGACAGCCTTTAGATGGATTGATAAAATTAGGATACAGAATAAAACAATCTATGTTACTTCATGTAACGACAGATGATTTTCTACGAGGCATTCTTATACTCGATGCACGAGATAAAATTCATGTCTATCCTGAAAGTGCAACTACTATTGCAGCTTCTCTGGGAaagaatacttatatatttactgcAGATCAAACTACAGGCTTGTTATCtggattttctctttcatacagTACATCTCAg gagtTAATAGCTCATAAAGTTTGGGAATTATTACTCTCtccaaaaaatcaaaaaataatacaagttATCTCAAAAAGTCCAATCGAACGTGTCCACTCTCAAGGTAGAGTTTTAAGTGATAGATCTGTCCTATATAAATACATCAATCCAAATTTAGTAGCAGTGGTATCAGAAGGTGTTGGAAGTACTCACAAAA atacacTCAATCTTTATTTACTGGATGTAGTATCAGGTGCCatgatattttctattgtGCATAAAAGAGTTCGTGGTCCATTTCATATAGTACATTCTGAGAACTGGTTGATATATAgctattttaatgaaaaaagtcGAAGAACAGAAATTGCAACTTTGGAACTTTATGAAGGAAAAATACAGAGTAATACAACAG tGTTTTCTTCTTTGGTTACAACCAAATTACCGATTGTGGAAAGACAAGCATACATTTTTCCAGCATCAATAGAATATATGAGAGAGACTATTACAGAGAAAGGTATCACTAGTAAACATATTATAG TTTCCCTAGCAAATGGTGGAATTATAGAGTTACCATGGATGATGGTGGATCCTAGACGTCCTATTAATCCTGAAATGCGTGAAGAAGGTGTTATACCATATATGCCTGAAATACCAATTCATATGGatactattataaattataatcaaagtATATTTAGAGTATTAGGCATTCATACTAGTCCTAGTGGTCTTGAGAGTACCTGTTTAGTTTTTGTATATGGATTAG ATATGTTCTACACGCGAGTGGCACCATCTAAAACATTCGATGTGTTAAAAGAAGATTTCGACTATTATCTCATTGTAATAGTATTAGCagcattattaatatcgtcatatGTAACGAAGAAATTGGCATCACAGAAGGCTCAGAAGCAGGCATGGAAATGA
- the LOC124946681 gene encoding ER membrane protein complex subunit 1 isoform X2 has protein sequence MASFAWTFRGNISRFLTDVQILQYLIVFISLFNLSLCLYEDQVGKFDWKQNYVGKIKFASFDTISTAKKIIVATEENVIAALNLKTGQILWRRVLEKGYAGRIRTLGGVADGDLISVSGGVPALVRAWDLATGHILNEWPIAEQNSDRHDSTFRSFSTLGLYTANRIEEVKWHIKDGTLHHILPIYNSGVEVTSYDSKTGEKLKSRKVSAPFITSETECVLVAPYLACLKGDNSLGMLFLVHLFNTNIEPQMVTINTIFGAGTQGPYQLESVLGDETVISITADNNQRKRILVVGETSVPIQRDIAGDTTLYITSIDNQKVLLESTYRNEITEVVATDLLTFNPLPNITGTSSHVSLLSPVIVASVCVRQTKGLTCRYLLSSQDHSIALLQHNKLVWAREEALAKIVAVEIIELPMSDRDQAIETEFDQKERDVLSMMLRRIISQFNQAKAFIQSMLDLVPQQSNQRTDLVRDKFNLHKMIVTVTSAGKIFGIETRKGEIIWQLKIPNIRGFNKISDTMVLYVQRGSRHFPYPPQCALLAEDKVSGEGIIFTFNPITGQPLDGLIKLGYRIKQSMLLHVTTDDFLRGILILDARDKIHVYPESATTIAASLGKNTYIFTADQTTGLLSGFSLSYSTSQELIAHKVWELLLSPKNQKIIQVISKSPIERVHSQGRVLSDRSVLYKYINPNLVAVVSEGVGSTHKNTLNLYLLDVVSGAMIFSIVHKRVRGPFHIVHSENWLIYSYFNEKSRRTEIATLELYEGKIQSNTTVFSSLVTTKLPIVERQAYIFPASIEYMRETITEKGITSKHIIVSLANGGIIELPWMMVDPRRPINPEMREEGVIPYMPEIPIHMDTIINYNQSIFRVLGIHTSPSGLESTCLVFVYGLDMFYTRVAPSKTFDVLKEDFDYYLIVIVLAALLISSYVTKKLASQKAQKQAWK, from the exons ATGGCTTCCTTTGCATGGACTTTTAGAGGGAATATCAGCCGGTTTTTAACGGATGTACAGATATTGCAATAtcttattgtatttataagtttatttaatctttctctATGTCTTTATGAGGACCAAGTGGGAAAATTCGATTG GAAACAAAATTATGTTGGCAAAATCAAATTTGCCAGTTTTGACACAATTTCAACGGCTAAAAAGATTATTGTTGCGACCGAAGAAAATGTTATTGCCGCATTAAATCTAAAAACAG GTCAAATATTATGGAGAAGGGTATTAGAGAAAGGATACGCTGGTCGTATTCGTACATTGGGAGGTGTTGCAGATGGAGATCTGATATCTGTAAGTGGTGGAGTTCCAGCTCTTGTTCGTGCATGGGATTTAGCTACAGGGCATATACTTAATGAATGGCCAATTGCTGAACAAAACTCTGATAG ACATGATTCTACATTTAGATCCTTTTCTACATTGGGATTGTATACTGCTAACAg AATAGAAGAAGTAAAATGGCATATCAAAGATGGAACATTACACCATATTTTACCTATCTACAATAGTGGAGTTGAGGTAACATCATATGATAGTAAAACtggtgaaaaattaaaatcaagaaAAGTATCAGCTCCATTTATAACTTCTGAAACAGA atGTGTTTTAGTTGCCCCATATTTAGCTTGCTTAAAGGGGGACAATTCTTTAGGCATGCTGTTtttagtacatttatttaatacaaatatagaaCCTCAAATGGTTACTATAAATACTATATTTGGTGCTGGAACACAAGGACCATACCAATTGGAATCTGTACTTGGAGATGAAACTGTAATATCTATCACTGCAGATAACAATCAAAGGAAACGAATTCTTGTTGTTGGAGAAACTTCAGTTCCAATTCAAAGAGATATTGCAGGTGATACAACTCTATATATCACTTCTATAGATAATCAAAAAGTATTGCTAGAATCAACTTACAGAAATGAA ATTACAGAAGTTGTAGCAACAGATCTTTTGACATTTAATCCACTACCAAACATAACTGGAACTTCTTCACATGTTTCATTGTTATCACCTGTAATAGTGGCATCAGTTTGTGTACGTCAAACAAAAGGATTAACATGCCGTTATTTGTTGTCTTCACAAGATCATAGTATTGCATTGTTGCAACATAACAAATTAGTATGGGCAAGAGAAGAGGCACTTGCAAAAATTGTAGCTgttgaaattattgaattacCTATGTCAGATAGAGATCAAGCCATCGAAACAGAATTTGATCAGAAAGAaa GGGATGTATTAAGCATGATGTTAAGAAGAATTATTTCTCAATTTAATCAAGCAAAAGCTTTTATACAATCTATGCTAGACTTGGTTCCACAGCAATCTAATCAACGAACCGATTTAGTACgagataaattcaatttacataaaatgatTGTCACTGTTACATCAGCTGgaaag ATCTTTGGTATTGAAACTAGAAAAGGCGAAATTATTTGGCAACTTAAAATACCAAATATTCGTGgatttaacaaaatatcaGATACAATGGTTTTATACGTACAACGAGGAAGTAGGCATTTTCCTTATCCACCTCAATGTGCATTATTAGCAGAAGATAAA GTATCTGGAGAaggtattatatttacattcaatCCAATTACTGGACAGCCTTTAGATGGATTGATAAAATTAGGATACAGAATAAAACAATCTATGTTACTTCATGTAACGACAGATGATTTTCTACGAGGCATTCTTATACTCGATGCACGAGATAAAATTCATGTCTATCCTGAAAGTGCAACTACTATTGCAGCTTCTCTGGGAaagaatacttatatatttactgcAGATCAAACTACAGGCTTGTTATCtggattttctctttcatacagTACATCTCAg gagtTAATAGCTCATAAAGTTTGGGAATTATTACTCTCtccaaaaaatcaaaaaataatacaagttATCTCAAAAAGTCCAATCGAACGTGTCCACTCTCAAGGTAGAGTTTTAAGTGATAGATCTGTCCTATATAAATACATCAATCCAAATTTAGTAGCAGTGGTATCAGAAGGTGTTGGAAGTACTCACAAAA atacacTCAATCTTTATTTACTGGATGTAGTATCAGGTGCCatgatattttctattgtGCATAAAAGAGTTCGTGGTCCATTTCATATAGTACATTCTGAGAACTGGTTGATATATAgctattttaatgaaaaaagtcGAAGAACAGAAATTGCAACTTTGGAACTTTATGAAGGAAAAATACAGAGTAATACAACAG tGTTTTCTTCTTTGGTTACAACCAAATTACCGATTGTGGAAAGACAAGCATACATTTTTCCAGCATCAATAGAATATATGAGAGAGACTATTACAGAGAAAGGTATCACTAGTAAACATATTATAG TTTCCCTAGCAAATGGTGGAATTATAGAGTTACCATGGATGATGGTGGATCCTAGACGTCCTATTAATCCTGAAATGCGTGAAGAAGGTGTTATACCATATATGCCTGAAATACCAATTCATATGGatactattataaattataatcaaagtATATTTAGAGTATTAGGCATTCATACTAGTCCTAGTGGTCTTGAGAGTACCTGTTTAGTTTTTGTATATGGATTAG ATATGTTCTACACGCGAGTGGCACCATCTAAAACATTCGATGTGTTAAAAGAAGATTTCGACTATTATCTCATTGTAATAGTATTAGCagcattattaatatcgtcatatGTAACGAAGAAATTGGCATCACAGAAGGCTCAGAAGCAGGCATGGAAATGA